A region from the Rhodamnia argentea isolate NSW1041297 chromosome 7, ASM2092103v1, whole genome shotgun sequence genome encodes:
- the LOC115745772 gene encoding receptor-like serine/threonine-protein kinase At4g25390 isoform X2 has protein sequence MSSPPSPPLPEPAPQRLLPGDSPPLPSRVYTPLAASAAAFSCLLLLVVLFRKLTRKRTAPADDAKPPYRFSYAALRRATSSFAAANRLGQGGFGPVFSGSLLQPLNKPIAVKVMDSGSLQGEREFQNELFFAGILNSPYTLPALGFSFNKKRRRMLIVYELMPNGNLQDALLHRKCPELMGWKERFSVAVDIAKGMEYLHSLDPPVIHGDIKPSNVLLDQYFSAKIGDFGLARLKSENQCEITVLESDLGKANGGSEANKVEDESNGAGVAVEDAGSVLEDTESVATTAFEEFNAGSVDQSPESFVRIPISETSPEAVTASPQTIGGMATTSPEANFDKLSVDSGKRTYKGMMKSVSRKDWWWKQDSGVAQTGVVKDYVMEWIGTEIKKERPKGDWLAAGSSSNGTVTKPDKKKNRKRLEWWVSMDEEKHVKSTKKEKRRPAREWWKEEYCDELARKKKKKKRQMGVSDDNYAEEDWWPRDEDLYADRKKKSKSRSRRSSRSSVDWWLDGLSGELWRGRRNSHDFSGEILKSGGISSTPSMRGTVCYIAPEYGGGSDLSEKCDVYSFGVLLLVLIAGRRPLQVSGSPMSEFQRANLLSWARHLARSRKLLDLVDQSIQSLDREQALLCITVALQCLQKSPIRRPSMKEVVAMLTGVSEPPQLPSELSPSPPSRFPFKSQRKVRQLGTISIRLSPFASVWMDEFWVVSPIQHGQLILLENGSS, from the exons ATGTCATCTCCGCCTTCGCCGCCTTTGCCGGAGCCGGCGCCGCAGCGCCTGCTTCCGGGCGACAGCCCTCCCCTGCCCTCGCGGGTCTACACCCCActcgccgcctccgccgccgccttctcctgcctcctcctcctcgtcgtcCTCTTCCGCAAGCTCACCCGCAAGCGCACCGCCCCCGCTGACGACGCCAAGCCGCCGTACCGGTTCTCCTACGCTGCCCTCCGCCGCGCCACGAGCTCGTTCGCCGCGGCGAACCGCCTCGGCCAGGGTGGCTTCGGCCCCGTCTTCTCCGGCTCCCTCCTGCAGCCGCTGAACAAGCCCATCGCCGTCAAGGTCATGGACTCCGGCTCTCTCCAGGGCGAGCGGGAGTTCCAGAACGAGCTCTTCTTCGCCGGTATTCTCAATTCGCCTTACACCCTCCCTGCGCTAGGGTTTTCGTTCAATAAGAAGCGTCGCAGGATGTTGATAGTCTACGAGTTGATGCCTAACGGTAATCTCCAAGACGCACTGTTACATAGAAAGTGTCCGGAGTTGATGGGGTGGAAGGAGAGATTCTCTGTTGCGGTTGATATAGCGAAAGGTATGGAGTATCTCCACTCTCTAGATCCGCCTGTTATTCATGGTGACATCAAGCCTAGTAATGTGCTTTTGGACCAGTACTTCTCGGCCAAAATCGGGGACTTTGGCCTCGCGAGGTTGAAATCAGAAAATCAGTGTGAAATTACCGTGTTGGAGAGTGATTTAGGGAAGGCTAATGGCGGATCTGAGGCTAATAAGGTCGAGGACGAGAGTAATGGTGCTGGTGTTGCTGTAGAGGATGCTGGATCTGTGCTCGAGGATACTGAGAGTGTGGCGACCACCGCATTCGAGGAATTCAATGCAGGCAGTGTGGATCAGTCGCCTGAGAGTTTTGTTAGGATTCCAATATCAGAGACATCACCCGAGGCGGTGACAGCATCTCCACAAACTATAGGAGGCATGGCAACTACATCACCGGAGGCAAACTTTGATAAGTTGAGTGTTGATAGTGGGAAGAGGACCTATAAGGGGATGATGAAGAGTGTTTCCAGGAAAGATTGGTGGTGGAAGCAGGATAGTGGGGTTGCGCAGACTGGAGTGGTGAAAGATTATGTGATGGAATGGATTGGAACTGAAATCAAGAAGGAGAGGCCAAAGGGTGACTGGTTGGCGGCTGGTTCTTCAAGCAATGGAACTGTTACGAAACCGGATAAGAAGAAGAATAGAAAGCGGTTGGAATGGTGGGTATCCATGGATGAAGAGAAACATGTGAAGAGcacgaagaaggagaaaagaaggcCAGCGAGGGAGTGGTGGAAGGAGGAGTATTGTGACGAACTCgcgaggaaaaagaagaagaagaaacggcAAATGGGGGTTAGTGATGATAATTATGCTGAAGAAGATTGGTGGCCTAGGGATGAGGACTTATACGCGGataggaagaagaagagtaaGAGTAGGAGCAGGAGGAGTAGTAGAAGTAGTGTGGACTGGTGGTTGGATGGACTGAGTGGAGAGCTATGGAGAGGTCGACGGAATAGCCATGATTTCTCTGGAGAGATTCTTAAGAGTGGTGGTATTAGTAGTACTCCCAGTATGAGGGGAACTGTTTGTTATATTGCCCCCGAGTACGGCGGTGGCAGCGATCTCTCAGAAAAGTGTGATGTGTACAGTTTTGGAGTGTTGTTGTTGGTTCTTATTGCAGGACGTCGCCCACTTCAGGTATCTGGCTCACCCATGTCTGAATTCCAGCGTGCCAATCTTTTATCTTGGGCTCGTCATCTCGCCCGAAGCAGAAAGCTTCTTGATTTGGTTGATCAGTCTATTCAGTCTTTGGACCGCGAACAAGCGCTTTTGTGCATCACAGTTGCTTTACAATGTTTGCAAAAGTCACCTATACGCAGGCCTTCCATGAAGGAGGTGGTGGCAATGCTTACAGGGGTCTCTGAACCACCGCAATTACCATCAGAGTTGTCTCCTTCGCCTCCCTCCCGGTTTCCTTTTAAGTCACAAAGGAAAGTCCG GCAGCTGGGCACAATCTCGATCCGGCTGTCACCTTTTGCTTCAGTTTGGATGGATGAATTTTGGGTTGTTTCCCCAATCCAGCATGGGCAATTGATACTGCTTGAGAATGGGAGTTCATGA
- the LOC115745772 gene encoding receptor-like serine/threonine-protein kinase At4g25390 isoform X1, producing the protein MSSPPSPPLPEPAPQRLLPGDSPPLPSRVYTPLAASAAAFSCLLLLVVLFRKLTRKRTAPADDAKPPYRFSYAALRRATSSFAAANRLGQGGFGPVFSGSLLQPLNKPIAVKVMDSGSLQGEREFQNELFFAGILNSPYTLPALGFSFNKKRRRMLIVYELMPNGNLQDALLHRKCPELMGWKERFSVAVDIAKGMEYLHSLDPPVIHGDIKPSNVLLDQYFSAKIGDFGLARLKSENQCEITVLESDLGKANGGSEANKVEDESNGAGVAVEDAGSVLEDTESVATTAFEEFNAGSVDQSPESFVRIPISETSPEAVTASPQTIGGMATTSPEANFDKLSVDSGKRTYKGMMKSVSRKDWWWKQDSGVAQTGVVKDYVMEWIGTEIKKERPKGDWLAAGSSSNGTVTKPDKKKNRKRLEWWVSMDEEKHVKSTKKEKRRPAREWWKEEYCDELARKKKKKKRQMGVSDDNYAEEDWWPRDEDLYADRKKKSKSRSRRSSRSSVDWWLDGLSGELWRGRRNSHDFSGEILKSGGISSTPSMRGTVCYIAPEYGGGSDLSEKCDVYSFGVLLLVLIAGRRPLQVSGSPMSEFQRANLLSWARHLARSRKLLDLVDQSIQSLDREQALLCITVALQCLQKSPIRRPSMKEVVAMLTGVSEPPQLPSELSPSPPSRFPFKSQRKVRLGATENQYMGGPPSSSFLCTTFLECKSGWLWVPADGLCSIFL; encoded by the exons ATGTCATCTCCGCCTTCGCCGCCTTTGCCGGAGCCGGCGCCGCAGCGCCTGCTTCCGGGCGACAGCCCTCCCCTGCCCTCGCGGGTCTACACCCCActcgccgcctccgccgccgccttctcctgcctcctcctcctcgtcgtcCTCTTCCGCAAGCTCACCCGCAAGCGCACCGCCCCCGCTGACGACGCCAAGCCGCCGTACCGGTTCTCCTACGCTGCCCTCCGCCGCGCCACGAGCTCGTTCGCCGCGGCGAACCGCCTCGGCCAGGGTGGCTTCGGCCCCGTCTTCTCCGGCTCCCTCCTGCAGCCGCTGAACAAGCCCATCGCCGTCAAGGTCATGGACTCCGGCTCTCTCCAGGGCGAGCGGGAGTTCCAGAACGAGCTCTTCTTCGCCGGTATTCTCAATTCGCCTTACACCCTCCCTGCGCTAGGGTTTTCGTTCAATAAGAAGCGTCGCAGGATGTTGATAGTCTACGAGTTGATGCCTAACGGTAATCTCCAAGACGCACTGTTACATAGAAAGTGTCCGGAGTTGATGGGGTGGAAGGAGAGATTCTCTGTTGCGGTTGATATAGCGAAAGGTATGGAGTATCTCCACTCTCTAGATCCGCCTGTTATTCATGGTGACATCAAGCCTAGTAATGTGCTTTTGGACCAGTACTTCTCGGCCAAAATCGGGGACTTTGGCCTCGCGAGGTTGAAATCAGAAAATCAGTGTGAAATTACCGTGTTGGAGAGTGATTTAGGGAAGGCTAATGGCGGATCTGAGGCTAATAAGGTCGAGGACGAGAGTAATGGTGCTGGTGTTGCTGTAGAGGATGCTGGATCTGTGCTCGAGGATACTGAGAGTGTGGCGACCACCGCATTCGAGGAATTCAATGCAGGCAGTGTGGATCAGTCGCCTGAGAGTTTTGTTAGGATTCCAATATCAGAGACATCACCCGAGGCGGTGACAGCATCTCCACAAACTATAGGAGGCATGGCAACTACATCACCGGAGGCAAACTTTGATAAGTTGAGTGTTGATAGTGGGAAGAGGACCTATAAGGGGATGATGAAGAGTGTTTCCAGGAAAGATTGGTGGTGGAAGCAGGATAGTGGGGTTGCGCAGACTGGAGTGGTGAAAGATTATGTGATGGAATGGATTGGAACTGAAATCAAGAAGGAGAGGCCAAAGGGTGACTGGTTGGCGGCTGGTTCTTCAAGCAATGGAACTGTTACGAAACCGGATAAGAAGAAGAATAGAAAGCGGTTGGAATGGTGGGTATCCATGGATGAAGAGAAACATGTGAAGAGcacgaagaaggagaaaagaaggcCAGCGAGGGAGTGGTGGAAGGAGGAGTATTGTGACGAACTCgcgaggaaaaagaagaagaagaaacggcAAATGGGGGTTAGTGATGATAATTATGCTGAAGAAGATTGGTGGCCTAGGGATGAGGACTTATACGCGGataggaagaagaagagtaaGAGTAGGAGCAGGAGGAGTAGTAGAAGTAGTGTGGACTGGTGGTTGGATGGACTGAGTGGAGAGCTATGGAGAGGTCGACGGAATAGCCATGATTTCTCTGGAGAGATTCTTAAGAGTGGTGGTATTAGTAGTACTCCCAGTATGAGGGGAACTGTTTGTTATATTGCCCCCGAGTACGGCGGTGGCAGCGATCTCTCAGAAAAGTGTGATGTGTACAGTTTTGGAGTGTTGTTGTTGGTTCTTATTGCAGGACGTCGCCCACTTCAGGTATCTGGCTCACCCATGTCTGAATTCCAGCGTGCCAATCTTTTATCTTGGGCTCGTCATCTCGCCCGAAGCAGAAAGCTTCTTGATTTGGTTGATCAGTCTATTCAGTCTTTGGACCGCGAACAAGCGCTTTTGTGCATCACAGTTGCTTTACAATGTTTGCAAAAGTCACCTATACGCAGGCCTTCCATGAAGGAGGTGGTGGCAATGCTTACAGGGGTCTCTGAACCACCGCAATTACCATCAGAGTTGTCTCCTTCGCCTCCCTCCCGGTTTCCTTTTAAGTCACAAAGGAAAGTCCG TTTGGGAGCTACTGAGAATCAATACATGGGCGGCCCCCCCTCTTCATCTTTCCTTTGCACAACGTTTTTGGAATGCAAAAGTGGGTGGCTTTGGGTTCCTGCAGATGGTCTGTGTTCCATATTCTTGTGA
- the LOC115745772 gene encoding receptor-like serine/threonine-protein kinase At4g25390 isoform X3 gives MSSPPSPPLPEPAPQRLLPGDSPPLPSRVYTPLAASAAAFSCLLLLVVLFRKLTRKRTAPADDAKPPYRFSYAALRRATSSFAAANRLGQGGFGPVFSGSLLQPLNKPIAVKVMDSGSLQGEREFQNELFFAGILNSPYTLPALGFSFNKKRRRMLIVYELMPNGNLQDALLHRKCPELMGWKERFSVAVDIAKGMEYLHSLDPPVIHGDIKPSNVLLDQYFSAKIGDFGLARLKSENQCEITVLESDLGKANGGSEANKVEDESNGAGVAVEDAGSVLEDTESVATTAFEEFNAGSVDQSPESFVRIPISETSPEAVTASPQTIGGMATTSPEANFDKLSVDSGKRTYKGMMKSVSRKDWWWKQDSGVAQTGVVKDYVMEWIGTEIKKERPKGDWLAAGSSSNGTVTKPDKKKNRKRLEWWVSMDEEKHVKSTKKEKRRPAREWWKEEYCDELARKKKKKKRQMGVSDDNYAEEDWWPRDEDLYADRKKKSKSRSRRSSRSSVDWWLDGLSGELWRGRRNSHDFSGEILKSGGISSTPSMRGTVCYIAPEYGGGSDLSEKCDVYSFGVLLLVLIAGRRPLQVSGSPMSEFQRANLLSWARHLARSRKLLDLVDQSIQSLDREQALLCITVALQCLQKSPIRRPSMKEVVAMLTGVSEPPQLPSELSPSPPSRFPFKSQRKVRLDG, from the exons ATGTCATCTCCGCCTTCGCCGCCTTTGCCGGAGCCGGCGCCGCAGCGCCTGCTTCCGGGCGACAGCCCTCCCCTGCCCTCGCGGGTCTACACCCCActcgccgcctccgccgccgccttctcctgcctcctcctcctcgtcgtcCTCTTCCGCAAGCTCACCCGCAAGCGCACCGCCCCCGCTGACGACGCCAAGCCGCCGTACCGGTTCTCCTACGCTGCCCTCCGCCGCGCCACGAGCTCGTTCGCCGCGGCGAACCGCCTCGGCCAGGGTGGCTTCGGCCCCGTCTTCTCCGGCTCCCTCCTGCAGCCGCTGAACAAGCCCATCGCCGTCAAGGTCATGGACTCCGGCTCTCTCCAGGGCGAGCGGGAGTTCCAGAACGAGCTCTTCTTCGCCGGTATTCTCAATTCGCCTTACACCCTCCCTGCGCTAGGGTTTTCGTTCAATAAGAAGCGTCGCAGGATGTTGATAGTCTACGAGTTGATGCCTAACGGTAATCTCCAAGACGCACTGTTACATAGAAAGTGTCCGGAGTTGATGGGGTGGAAGGAGAGATTCTCTGTTGCGGTTGATATAGCGAAAGGTATGGAGTATCTCCACTCTCTAGATCCGCCTGTTATTCATGGTGACATCAAGCCTAGTAATGTGCTTTTGGACCAGTACTTCTCGGCCAAAATCGGGGACTTTGGCCTCGCGAGGTTGAAATCAGAAAATCAGTGTGAAATTACCGTGTTGGAGAGTGATTTAGGGAAGGCTAATGGCGGATCTGAGGCTAATAAGGTCGAGGACGAGAGTAATGGTGCTGGTGTTGCTGTAGAGGATGCTGGATCTGTGCTCGAGGATACTGAGAGTGTGGCGACCACCGCATTCGAGGAATTCAATGCAGGCAGTGTGGATCAGTCGCCTGAGAGTTTTGTTAGGATTCCAATATCAGAGACATCACCCGAGGCGGTGACAGCATCTCCACAAACTATAGGAGGCATGGCAACTACATCACCGGAGGCAAACTTTGATAAGTTGAGTGTTGATAGTGGGAAGAGGACCTATAAGGGGATGATGAAGAGTGTTTCCAGGAAAGATTGGTGGTGGAAGCAGGATAGTGGGGTTGCGCAGACTGGAGTGGTGAAAGATTATGTGATGGAATGGATTGGAACTGAAATCAAGAAGGAGAGGCCAAAGGGTGACTGGTTGGCGGCTGGTTCTTCAAGCAATGGAACTGTTACGAAACCGGATAAGAAGAAGAATAGAAAGCGGTTGGAATGGTGGGTATCCATGGATGAAGAGAAACATGTGAAGAGcacgaagaaggagaaaagaaggcCAGCGAGGGAGTGGTGGAAGGAGGAGTATTGTGACGAACTCgcgaggaaaaagaagaagaagaaacggcAAATGGGGGTTAGTGATGATAATTATGCTGAAGAAGATTGGTGGCCTAGGGATGAGGACTTATACGCGGataggaagaagaagagtaaGAGTAGGAGCAGGAGGAGTAGTAGAAGTAGTGTGGACTGGTGGTTGGATGGACTGAGTGGAGAGCTATGGAGAGGTCGACGGAATAGCCATGATTTCTCTGGAGAGATTCTTAAGAGTGGTGGTATTAGTAGTACTCCCAGTATGAGGGGAACTGTTTGTTATATTGCCCCCGAGTACGGCGGTGGCAGCGATCTCTCAGAAAAGTGTGATGTGTACAGTTTTGGAGTGTTGTTGTTGGTTCTTATTGCAGGACGTCGCCCACTTCAGGTATCTGGCTCACCCATGTCTGAATTCCAGCGTGCCAATCTTTTATCTTGGGCTCGTCATCTCGCCCGAAGCAGAAAGCTTCTTGATTTGGTTGATCAGTCTATTCAGTCTTTGGACCGCGAACAAGCGCTTTTGTGCATCACAGTTGCTTTACAATGTTTGCAAAAGTCACCTATACGCAGGCCTTCCATGAAGGAGGTGGTGGCAATGCTTACAGGGGTCTCTGAACCACCGCAATTACCATCAGAGTTGTCTCCTTCGCCTCCCTCCCGGTTTCCTTTTAAGTCACAAAGGAAAGTCCG TTTGGATGGATGA